CGCGCCCTACTCGTGGTCCGCCACCGGCCTGCCGGCCGGCACCGCGATCAGCTCGTCGACCGGCCAGATCACCGGCACGCCGACCACCGCGGGCAGCTACAGCGTCACGGTCACCGCGACCGACAGCGCGAGCAAGACCGGCACCGCCTCGTTCACCTGGACGGTCAACCCGGTCGGCGGCTGCGCCGCGAGCACCAACGGCACCGATGTGAGCATCCCGGACAACAACACCACCGGCGTGTACAGCAACATCGTCGTCTCCGGCTGCACGGGCAACGCGTCGTCGACCTCGAAGGTCGAGGTGCACATCGTGCACACGTACAAGGGTGACCTGGTCGTGGACCTGGTCGCGCCGGACGGCTCGGTGTACAACCTGCACAACCGCACGGGCAGCAGCACCGACAACATCGACACGATCTACACGGTGAACCTGTCGGGCGAGGTGAAGAACGGCACCTGGCGCCTGCGCGTGCGCGACCTGGCGTCGATCGACACCGGTTACCTCAACTCCTGGACGCTCACCCTGTAACACCCTCCGGAACGGCCCGGCCCCGCCACCAGCGGGGCCGGGCCGCGCGCCCCCACCCCCGCGCCTCCACCGACCCCAGGAGGGTTCCCGTGCGCAGACTCGCGCTCATGCTCACCGCGCTGGCCACCGGCGCCGCGCTGACCCTGGCCGCACCGGCCGGCGGCGCACCCGCCGACGACACCGCCAGCACGTCCGCCCAGTACCGGGTCGTCGGCCCGAAGACGCTCGCCGACCGGGACGCCGTGGCCCGCACCGGAGCGGCCATCGACCTCGTCGAGCACGGCAAGATCTACATCACCGCGACCGGCGCCGAGGCCGCGCACATCCGCAAGCTCGGCTTCACCCTGGAGCCGCTGCCCGCGCCGCAGCAGGTGCCGAGCGTGGACGGGCCGCTGCTCGGCTTCCCCTCGGCCGACGCGGGCTTCCACGACTACGCCGAGATGACCGCCGAGCTGAACCAGATCGTCGCGGACCACCCCACGCTGGTGCGCCGGTCCGTGATCGGCACGTCGTACGAGGGCCGCGACATCGTCGCGCTGAAGATCTCGGACAACGTGGCCACTGACGAGAACGAGCCCGAGTTCCTGATCAACGCGCACCTGCACGCGCGCGAGCACCTGACCGTCGAGATGGCCCTCTACCTGGCCAACCTGTTCACGGACGGCTACGCCTCGGACAGCCGGGTGCGCGCCGTGGTCGACTCGCGCGAGATCTGGATCATCCCGGACCTCAACCCGGACGGCGGCGAGTACGACATCGCCACCGGCTCCTACCGCTCGTGGCGCAAGAACCGGCAGCCCAACTCGGGCTCGTCGGCGATCGGCACGGACATCAACCGCAACTTCGGCTACAAGTGGGGCTGCTGCGGCGGCTCGTCGGGCACCCCGTCCAGCGAGACCTACCGCGGCCCGGCGGCGTTCTCCACGCCGGAGGCGCGGGTGCTGCGCGACTTCGTGCTGTCCCGCCGGGTCGGCGGCGTGCAGCAGATCAAGGCCAACATCGACTTCCACACGTACGGCGAGCTGATCCTGTGGCCGTTCGGGTACACCACGGCCGACACGGTCAACCCGGGCATGACCCTGGACGAGCGCAACACGTTCGCCAACATCGGCGGCCAGATGGCGGCGACCAACTCCTACACCGCCGAGCAGGGCAGCGACCTGTACGTCACCGACGGCGACATCACCGACTGGCTGTGGGGCGACCAGCGCGTGTGGACGTACACGTTCGAGATGTACCCGAAGTCGTCCAGCCCCGGCTTCTACCCGCCGGACGAGGTGATCGCGGCGCAGACCTCGCGCAACAAGACCGCCGTGCTGATCCTCGCCGAGTACGCCGACTGCCCCTTCCGCGCCATCGGCAAGCAGGCGCAGTACTGCGCCGCCGCGAACGACTTCTCGATCACGGCCAGCCCGGCGTCCGGCTCGGTCAATCCGGGCAGCGCGGTGACCTCGACCGTCAGCACCGCGCTCACCGCCGGCAGCGCGCAGACGGTGAACCTGTCCGCGAGCGGCCTGCCCAGCGGCGCGACCGCCTCGTTCAGCCCGTCCTCGGTCACCACGGGCGGCTCGGCCACGCTCACCATCAGCACGAGCGCGTCCACCCCGGCGGGCACCTACCCGGTGACGATCACCGGCACGGGCACCGGGGCCACCCGCACGGCGACCTACACGCTGACCGTGAACGGCGCACCCGGCTGCACCGGCACCAACGGCAACGACGTGACGATCAGCGACAACACCACGGTGTACAGCAACATCACGATCAGCGGCTGCAACCGCAACGCGTCCGCGACCTCCACCGCCGAGGTGCACCTCGTGCACACGTACCGCGGCGATCTGGTGGTGTCGCTGGTCGCGCCGGACGGCAGCGCGTACACGCTGCTCAACCGCTCCGGCGGCAGCGCCGACAACGTCGACCAGACGTTCACGGTGAACCTGTCCGGCGAGGCGGCCAACGGCACCTGGCGGCTGCGCGTGCAGGACGCCGCGTCCGGTGACGTCGGCTACGTCAACACCTGGACGCTGACCCTGTAGAGACCACCGGTGGCGTCCGCAACGGCGCGGGCGCCACCGGTAATTCGTTTGCCGCCCCTGTTAGACAGGCTGTGTGACGAGCGAACCCGTGATCCGCGAGGCGACCATCGCCGACGTGCCCGGCATGGCGCGCATCAGGTATGCCGCATTCCCCTGGTTCACCGCCAGCGTGGCGCAGCAGGAGGTGTGGTGGCGCACCAGCCGCCCCGAGGGCCGAACGTTGCGGCTCGTCGCCCTGCACGACGGTGCGGCGGTCGGCTGGGCCTCCGGCGGCTTCAACGTGTCGACCACCGAGGAGCGGGCCGGTCACGTGGAGCTGGTGGTGCACCCGGAGCAGCGCGGCCGGGGCCTCGGCACCGCCCTGTACGACCGGATCGAGGAGCACCTGCGCGCCATCGGCGTACGCCGGGCGCGCGCCTTCGCCACCGAGGACGCCACCTCGCAGCGCTGGGCGCAGGCGCACGGCTACACCCAGGGCGCCCGCGACCGCTACGCGAAGCTCGACACCGCCGTGCTGCCGCCCGTGCCCGCGCTGCCCGCCGGTGTCACGGTGTGCAGCCTCGCCGAGGCGGGCCGCGAAACCGTGTACGACCTCGACCAGGCCGCCTCCATCGACGAGCCGGGCGACATGTCCTTCGACGGCGTCCCGTTCGACGTGTGGACCGCCCGCTACTGGGAGAGCCCGGACCAGCAGCTCGACATCGGCACCGTGGTCATGGTGGACGGCGTCGCCGCGTGCGGCACGTTCTTCGAGGCGAACCGCGAGCTGGGCAAGGGCATGTCCACCGGCACCTGCACCCGCCGGGAGTACCGCGGCCGGGGCCTGGCGAAGATCGCCAAGTCGGTCGCCCTGCGCCGCGCCGCGGAGGCCAGCATCCACACCGCGATCACCTGCAACGACTACACCAACGCGCCGATGATCGCGGTCAACGACTGGCTCGGCTACCAGCCCTTCGCCGACGAGTACTCCTACCTGAAGCACTTCGACGCCTGACGCGTGCGCGGTTTCGGGGAAACTGCACGAAATCAGCACGGATTTCGCCCAGTTTCCCCGAAACTGCCGGACCGGTCCCGTCTACTGCTCGGTGCCGCGCAGCTTGGCCAGGATCGTCTCGGTCATCAGCAGGAACGTGTGGGCGTTGGGCATCTGGCCGAAGCTCACCTGCGGGGACACCCGCTTGCCCGCGCGGTCCACGACGCTCACGAAGCCCTGGACGACCTGGACCCCACCGACCTGCGACCAGGGCACGACCTTGCCCTTCTTCGTGGCCAGGCCGTCCTCGGTCACCGTCAGGTCGCCGAAGGCGACCGGGTTGCCCTTGTCGAAGTACGACAGCGCCTTGGGCAACTGAGCCTGCGCCACCTGGGCGGCCAGCGCCGGGCCGAACCGCGCCATGTCCGTGTGGATCTGGCGCATCCGCGTCTGGCGGCCGTCGTTGCAGGTGATCCGGTAGTCGTAGACGGTGGTGGTGACCCCGCTGTTGTTGACCACGACGATCGCCGCGAACAGCGTCTGCACCTCGTCGAACCGGTAGACCTCGGTCCCCTTGCGGCGCACCCACACCCAGCCCCGCTCGAACAGGTGCACCTGGAACCCGCGCGCCGTCTTGGACACAGCGGGGCTGCGCAGCAGGATCCACAGGAAGCCGGCCAGGAACAGCGCGGTGATCCCCCACAGCACGGCCGAGGCCACCGCGGCGGCGCTCTGGCCCTCCTCGGTGGCCGACGAGCTCGCGCCGACCGTCGCGAAGACGGCGATCACGCCGAACAGCGCCACGAAGATGCCCAGGCCGACCGACGCCTGCTTGTTCCACTTCGCCGGGTAGGTCTCCCTGTGGGCGCCCAGGTCGCGCCCGGCGGCGGCCGCCGTCACCTCGGCGGGGACCGCCGCGGTGGACTCGATGTCGACGGTCATGTCAGCCCTCCTGCGTCCACGCCTGGGCGGCAGCCACCTGCTGCGCCTCCCTGCGGCTCTCGCGCCGCCCGGCGAGCAGGGATCCGGCCGCGATGAGCAGGAACAGCGCGCCGCCGCCGAAGAAGACGATCCGCATGACCTGGCGGCTCTCCGCCGTCTTGACCTTCATCTCGTCGTAGGTGTGCCACGCGGTCTCCGTGTCGGTCACCAGCAGGCACTTCTGGCCCGGCTCCATCGTCTTGTCCGCGCACTTCACGGAGTCGCCGGAGGTGGCCAGGAATCCGATCACGATGCAGAGCACGCCGATGAGGCCGCACATCACCACGCCGGCCATCAAGCCGGCTTTAGGCTTCGCCATATGTCGATCTCCCCGTACAGGAATGTGTGGCCGCCACCGTAGCCACGCTGGAGATCAGCTGTGAATCGCCCGATCACCCGAGCACCGCGACGCCGTCAGCCCTCCAGCTCGCCCTCCACGGCCAGGTACGCCTCCCGGAGCGCGTCGAGCACGGCCGGGTCCGGTTCGGACCACAGGCCACGGTCGGCGGCCTCCAGCAGGCGCTCGCTGATGCCGCGCAGCGCCCACGGGTTGGACCGGGTCAGGAACTCCCGCACCTGCTCGTCGAACACGTACGCCGCGGCCAGCTGCTCGTACATCCAGTCGTCGACGACCCCGGCCGTGGCGTCGTACCCGAACAGGTAGTCCACGGTCGCGGCCAGCTCGAACGCGCCCTTGTAGCCGTGCCGCATCATCGCGCCGATCCAGCGTGGATTGACCACCCGGGCCCGGAAGACACGTTTGGTCTCCTCGGCCAGGGTGCGCGTGCGCACGCTGTCGGGCAGGTGCGAGTCGCCGATGACGGCGCTGGGCGAGACGCCGGTCAGCGCGCGCACCATGGCCACCATGCCGCCGTGGTACTGGAAGTAGTCGTCGGCGTCGACGATGTCGTGCTCGCGGGTGTCCACGTTCTTGGCCGCGACGCTGACCCGCCGGTACACCCGCTCCAGGTCGTCCCGGGCGGCCCGCCCGTCCAGGTCGCGGCCGTAGGCGTAGCCGCCCCAGACCGCGTACACCTCGGCCAGGTCCCGGTCGTCGCGCCAGTTGCGGGCGTCGATCAGCGGGAGCAGGCCCGCGCCGTACGCCCCCGGCTTCGAACCGAAGATGCGGGTGGTGGCCCGGCGCCGGTCGCCGTGCTCGGCCTCGTCGGCGCGGGCGTGCGCGGCGAGGAAGTTGTCCGCGTCCGGCTCGTCCAGCGCGGCCACCGCCCGCACCGCGTCGTCGATGAGCGCCACCGCGTGCGGGAACGCGTCGCGGAAGAAGCCGGAGATGCGCACCGTCACGTCCACCCGCGGCCGGCCCAGTTCCGCGAGCGGCACCACCTCGAACCCGCTCACCCGGCGCGAGGCGTCGTCCCAGGTGGGGCGGCAGCCCAGCAGCGCCAGCACCTCCGCGATGTCGTCGCCCTGGGTGCGCATCGCCGAGGTGCCCCACACGGTCAGCCCGACCGTGCGCGGCCACTCGCCCGTCTCCTCGCGGTGCCGGGCCAGCAGCGAGTCGGCCAGCGCCACGCCCACGTCCCAGGCGTTGCGCGACGGGATCGCCTTCGGGTCCACGGAGTAGAAGTTGCGCCCGGTCGGCAGCACGTTGACCAGGCCGCGGGTGGGCGAGCCGGACGGACCGGCCGGGATGTAGCGCCCGTCGAGCGCGCGCAGCACCGCGGTCACCTCGTCCACGGTCGCGTCCAGCCGCGGCACCACCTCGGTCGCGGCGAAGCGCAGCACCGCCTCGACCGCGTCGTCCGGGCCGCCGAGCACCTCGGCGACCACGGCCGGGACCTTCGACGGCTCCCAGCCCAGCGTCTCGTTGCCGAGCACCAGCCGCCGGGCCACCCCCTCGATCAGGTCGACGGCGTCCGCGCCGGTGCGGGCCGGGCCGTCGGCGACGTCGGTCAGGTCCTCCGGGACCACCACCGCCGCGCCCGGCTCGGCCAGCAGCGCGCGCTCGTCCAGGCCGAAGCGGCGGCACAGGGCCGCGCGCAGGCCCGGCAGCGCGCCGCGCCGCCCGCCCCACACCTGGTTGGCCCGCAGCACCGCCAGCACCAGGTTGACCCGCGCCTCGCCCTGCGGGGCGCAGCCGAGCACGTGCAGGCCGTCGCGGATCTGCGAGTCCTTGACCTCGCACAGGTAGCCGTCGACGTGCAGGATGAAGTCGTCGAACTCGTCCG
The Catellatospora sp. IY07-71 DNA segment above includes these coding regions:
- a CDS encoding DUF6585 family protein; the protein is MTVDIESTAAVPAEVTAAAAGRDLGAHRETYPAKWNKQASVGLGIFVALFGVIAVFATVGASSSATEEGQSAAAVASAVLWGITALFLAGFLWILLRSPAVSKTARGFQVHLFERGWVWVRRKGTEVYRFDEVQTLFAAIVVVNNSGVTTTVYDYRITCNDGRQTRMRQIHTDMARFGPALAAQVAQAQLPKALSYFDKGNPVAFGDLTVTEDGLATKKGKVVPWSQVGGVQVVQGFVSVVDRAGKRVSPQVSFGQMPNAHTFLLMTETILAKLRGTEQ
- a CDS encoding GNAT family N-acetyltransferase; protein product: MTSEPVIREATIADVPGMARIRYAAFPWFTASVAQQEVWWRTSRPEGRTLRLVALHDGAAVGWASGGFNVSTTEERAGHVELVVHPEQRGRGLGTALYDRIEEHLRAIGVRRARAFATEDATSQRWAQAHGYTQGARDRYAKLDTAVLPPVPALPAGVTVCSLAEAGRETVYDLDQAASIDEPGDMSFDGVPFDVWTARYWESPDQQLDIGTVVMVDGVAACGTFFEANRELGKGMSTGTCTRREYRGRGLAKIAKSVALRRAAEASIHTAITCNDYTNAPMIAVNDWLGYQPFADEYSYLKHFDA
- a CDS encoding M14 family zinc carboxypeptidase; the encoded protein is MLTALATGAALTLAAPAGGAPADDTASTSAQYRVVGPKTLADRDAVARTGAAIDLVEHGKIYITATGAEAAHIRKLGFTLEPLPAPQQVPSVDGPLLGFPSADAGFHDYAEMTAELNQIVADHPTLVRRSVIGTSYEGRDIVALKISDNVATDENEPEFLINAHLHAREHLTVEMALYLANLFTDGYASDSRVRAVVDSREIWIIPDLNPDGGEYDIATGSYRSWRKNRQPNSGSSAIGTDINRNFGYKWGCCGGSSGTPSSETYRGPAAFSTPEARVLRDFVLSRRVGGVQQIKANIDFHTYGELILWPFGYTTADTVNPGMTLDERNTFANIGGQMAATNSYTAEQGSDLYVTDGDITDWLWGDQRVWTYTFEMYPKSSSPGFYPPDEVIAAQTSRNKTAVLILAEYADCPFRAIGKQAQYCAAANDFSITASPASGSVNPGSAVTSTVSTALTAGSAQTVNLSASGLPSGATASFSPSSVTTGGSATLTISTSASTPAGTYPVTITGTGTGATRTATYTLTVNGAPGCTGTNGNDVTISDNTTVYSNITISGCNRNASATSTAEVHLVHTYRGDLVVSLVAPDGSAYTLLNRSGGSADNVDQTFTVNLSGEAANGTWRLRVQDAASGDVGYVNTWTLTL